Sequence from the Clostridium butyricum genome:
AAATTAATAGCGTCAGATAGAAATAGTTATGTTGTTACTCCTAATGTAGATCATATTGTTAAACTTGAAACAGATGCTGAATTGCAAAAAATATATGAAGATGCAGACTTAATATTAACAGATGGAATGCCTTTAATATGGATTTCAAAATTAAAATCTACTCCAATAAAAGAAAAAATATCAGGGTCAGATTTATTTCCGGAAATTTGCAAATTAGGGGCGGTTAAAGGATATAAATTATTTTTACTTGGAGCAGCAGAAGGAGTAGCTGAAAAAGCAGCAGAAAGATTAATGCAACAATTTGATGGACTAAATATAGTTGGAACTTATTCACCAAGTTATGGATTTGAAAACAATCAAGATGAAATCAATCATATAATAGAACTAATAAATAATTGCAAACCAGATATTTTGGCAGTTGGATTAGGAGCACCTAAACAAGAAAAATTTATATATAAGTATAAAGAGAAATTGAAAGTACCAGTTTCTTTAGCAATTGGAGCTAGCATTGATTTTGAAGCAGGAAATATAAAAAGAGCTCCGATTTGGATGCAAAAAAACGGACTTGAGTGGTTTTATAGGTTATGTATGGAACCTAAGAGAATGTTTAGGAGATATCTAGTTGATGATTTGAAAATATTAGGAATAAGTCTTAAATATAAAAATTAAAATTTGTGAGTTAACAAAGGAGTAGAAGATTATGATTAATAGAATAAGAAATCTTATAAAAAAGATATATGTGTATAAATTAATACGTTTAGGATTAAAAGTTGGTGAAAATTTTCAAATAGAAAAAGGGTGCCAGATTGACACACCATTTGCATGGCTAATTAGCATAGGGAATAATGTTACATTAGCATCTAAGGTCTATATATTAGCACATGATGCAAGTTGTAAAAAGCATGTTGGATATACCAAAATTGGAAAAGTAAATATAGGAGATAATGTTTTTATAGGAGCAAATTCTACTATATTACCCAATGTATCAATTGGAAATAATTCTATTATTGGAGCTAATAGTTTAGTATCTAAAGATGTTCCAGAAAATACTGTTGTAGCAGGAAATCCAGCAAAAACAATTGATAAATTAGAGCTATTTATTGATAAGAATAAAGAAAGAATGAAAACTACTAATTTATATGATAAAAGTTGGACACTAAGAGGAAGAGTTACAGAAGAAAAAAAAAGAATTATGATTGAACAGTTACAAAGCAAATTTGGGTATATAGATTGATTAGGAGGTTAGTACGAATTTGATAAATGTATTGATGATTGGATCAGATTTATCTGTTAAAGGTGGAATGACTACAGTAGTTAAAAGTTTTTTAAATAATAATTTTGAAGATGTTAATATAACCTATGTACCAACACATATAGAAAATGTAGGTAAAATGTATAAAATTTTATTTTTTATTAAATCATTAATAATTATTGTTAAGAATTTAATTATTAATGATGTTAATATTGTTCATATTCATTTATCAGAAAGGGGAAGTTTTTTCAGAAAGTTAATAGTTGTATTAATATGTAAAGTTTTTGGTAAGAAAGTTATAATTCATTTACATGGAGCTGATTTTAAAGAATTCTATAATAACAATAAATATTTACAACGTGTTATAAAAAAAATGTTTCTTATAGCTGATTCTGTTATTGTTTTAGGAACAAGCTGGAATGATTTTATTAAAGGCATAGATCAATCAATAAATACTATTATTATAAGAAATTCAGTAGAAATTAGAGAAGAAAAAGTCAATTATGATGGTATAAATATAAATATATTATTTTTAGCAGTAATTATTAAGAGAAAAGGAATTTTTGATTTTGTTAAAGTTGCATCAAATATTATTAATGACAATGAATTAAAGAAGTATAATTTAAAATTTATAGTTGCAGGAAGTGGAAAAGATGAAAAGGAAGTGAAGAAATATATAAAAGATAGAAATTTACAAAGTTACTTTAGATTAGAAGGTTGGGTAAGTGGAGAGAAAAAAATAGAAATAATTAAAAAATGCCAGCTATTTGTATTACCTTCATATAATGAAGGCTTACCACTATCAATTTTAGAAGCAATGAGTTATGGTTTGCCTGTAATATCTACTACTGTTGGAAGTATAGATGAAGTTGTTAT
This genomic interval carries:
- a CDS encoding glycosyltransferase family 4 protein, with protein sequence MINVLMIGSDLSVKGGMTTVVKSFLNNNFEDVNITYVPTHIENVGKMYKILFFIKSLIIIVKNLIINDVNIVHIHLSERGSFFRKLIVVLICKVFGKKVIIHLHGADFKEFYNNNKYLQRVIKKMFLIADSVIVLGTSWNDFIKGIDQSINTIIIRNSVEIREEKVNYDGININILFLAVIIKRKGIFDFVKVASNIINDNELKKYNLKFIVAGSGKDEKEVKKYIKDRNLQSYFRLEGWVSGEKKIEIIKKCQLFVLPSYNEGLPLSILEAMSYGLPVISTTVGSIDEVVIDNLNGYTVKPGDINKIQEKIKMCIKDSELWKTLSTNSKKIIQNEYGISVYLKKIEELYSSLL
- a CDS encoding acyltransferase, which translates into the protein MINRIRNLIKKIYVYKLIRLGLKVGENFQIEKGCQIDTPFAWLISIGNNVTLASKVYILAHDASCKKHVGYTKIGKVNIGDNVFIGANSTILPNVSIGNNSIIGANSLVSKDVPENTVVAGNPAKTIDKLELFIDKNKERMKTTNLYDKSWTLRGRVTEEKKRIMIEQLQSKFGYID
- a CDS encoding WecB/TagA/CpsF family glycosyltransferase — its product is MSRIKFLNTQIDNVTMEEAITRIDKLIASDRNSYVVTPNVDHIVKLETDAELQKIYEDADLILTDGMPLIWISKLKSTPIKEKISGSDLFPEICKLGAVKGYKLFLLGAAEGVAEKAAERLMQQFDGLNIVGTYSPSYGFENNQDEINHIIELINNCKPDILAVGLGAPKQEKFIYKYKEKLKVPVSLAIGASIDFEAGNIKRAPIWMQKNGLEWFYRLCMEPKRMFRRYLVDDLKILGISLKYKN